Proteins encoded together in one Pelagicoccus sp. SDUM812003 window:
- a CDS encoding glycosyltransferase family 4 protein, whose protein sequence is MPLSTSSRKPRIVVAGQIPPPFGGQNVSIKQLVDDLSLDASVETDRLEFRFTPEFKAVRAVGLNKLLESARVVFRLFKLRVKGPIDLLVYPVGGPQSVPILRDLILLPFILIAARKLVLRFHAAGFANRKLQGDLLSKLAAALYRQASAAIVMTPYNRRDPQSCGIEEIEVLPHQLPDQFSEDHLSRSSEEQRLLYMGHLCLDKGTPYLLEAFAKIAARFPQAHLELAGEPLPPLSIETIQRDLIRLGIQDRVTLLGLVRDEAKSAAFGRANLFVFPSIAPYESYGRVTVEAMMWRLPIVISDWRGNSDVVGREHGGVLYSIDGDMVSNLENALQFALENDGQWSAWGQRNRDRYLAHFGGSSPIVEVLKSYLSSNRVPSRQLALETEN, encoded by the coding sequence ATGCCACTTTCCACATCCAGCAGAAAACCGCGCATCGTAGTTGCAGGACAAATACCGCCTCCATTCGGTGGCCAGAACGTTTCCATAAAACAGCTGGTAGACGACCTGTCGCTCGACGCCTCCGTCGAAACCGATCGCTTGGAGTTCAGATTCACTCCCGAGTTCAAGGCAGTCCGAGCGGTCGGGCTGAACAAGCTCCTGGAATCCGCCCGGGTAGTCTTCCGTCTTTTCAAACTGCGCGTGAAAGGCCCGATCGACCTGCTGGTCTATCCGGTGGGCGGTCCGCAAAGCGTGCCAATCTTGCGGGACCTCATTCTCCTGCCCTTCATCCTGATCGCGGCGCGCAAGCTGGTTCTACGCTTCCACGCAGCCGGCTTCGCCAATCGAAAACTGCAGGGAGACCTGCTCTCCAAACTCGCCGCAGCGCTCTACCGTCAAGCGAGCGCCGCCATCGTAATGACTCCCTACAACCGCCGCGATCCCCAAAGCTGCGGGATCGAGGAGATCGAAGTCCTGCCCCACCAGCTGCCGGACCAGTTCTCGGAAGACCACCTCAGCCGAAGCTCCGAAGAGCAGCGACTGCTCTACATGGGGCATCTTTGCCTGGACAAAGGCACGCCTTACCTGCTTGAGGCCTTCGCGAAGATCGCTGCTCGATTCCCTCAGGCTCATCTCGAGCTCGCCGGAGAGCCGCTTCCCCCGCTGAGCATCGAGACGATTCAACGCGATCTGATACGCCTCGGGATCCAAGACCGCGTCACTTTGCTCGGCCTCGTGAGGGACGAAGCCAAAAGCGCAGCCTTCGGCCGGGCCAATCTCTTCGTTTTTCCCTCCATCGCTCCCTACGAATCCTATGGACGGGTCACCGTGGAAGCCATGATGTGGAGGCTGCCGATCGTCATATCCGATTGGAGGGGAAACTCGGACGTGGTGGGTCGCGAGCACGGAGGAGTCCTGTATTCAATCGATGGCGACATGGTTTCAAACTTGGAAAACGCCCTGCAATTCGCTTTGGAAAACGACGGGCAATGGTCCGCTTGGGGGCAACGAAATCGTGACCGGTACCTAGCCCATTTCGGCGGCTCCTCGCCCATTGTCGAAGTGTTGAAATCCTACCTGAGCTCTAACCGGGTCCCCTCCCGACAACTCGCCCTGGAGACAGAAAACTAG
- a CDS encoding glycosyltransferase family A protein gives MNTGPTRGATIETDPITDFETMVRRLKASIIIPVKNDARLLEQTLKALRPQLEQLPNTEVIVVDNGSSDETESVAKAHDDVYFLQELSHDSSPYSARNLGVVNAIGDVLIFLDASCVPSESWLITGLRAMVENDCDLLGGNVVFTYSARPSLGEIVDSIKNIQNERTITRFGFAATANLFVKREVFETLGPFPSAIRSGGDVRWTKLASSQGYLISYCPQAIVHKPARGFSQLVRKERRTSQGSVAIGNDSGRHAPMIRNKLTRCLLPFDPIRAFRKLSEVQPGKAPMLILPVMATLWYLRAVSLISYLRELARQRASTR, from the coding sequence ATGAATACAGGACCGACAAGAGGAGCGACCATCGAAACCGATCCCATTACGGACTTCGAGACGATGGTTCGTCGACTGAAAGCCAGCATCATAATACCGGTCAAAAACGACGCCCGCCTGCTCGAGCAAACGCTGAAAGCGCTCAGGCCGCAGCTCGAGCAGCTTCCCAATACAGAGGTCATCGTGGTGGACAATGGGTCGAGCGACGAAACCGAATCCGTCGCGAAAGCTCATGACGACGTTTACTTCCTGCAGGAGCTTTCGCACGATTCCAGTCCCTATTCCGCCCGCAATCTCGGCGTCGTAAACGCCATCGGTGACGTGCTCATCTTCCTCGACGCGTCCTGCGTACCGTCTGAAAGCTGGCTGATAACCGGGTTGCGAGCAATGGTGGAAAACGACTGCGACCTGCTCGGAGGGAATGTCGTATTCACTTATTCAGCGCGGCCCTCGCTCGGCGAGATTGTGGACTCGATCAAAAACATTCAAAACGAACGCACCATCACTCGTTTCGGTTTCGCCGCGACTGCCAACCTGTTCGTCAAGCGCGAGGTGTTCGAAACCCTTGGTCCGTTTCCTTCAGCGATCAGAAGCGGAGGGGACGTTCGTTGGACGAAACTTGCCAGCAGCCAGGGCTACCTGATCAGCTACTGCCCTCAAGCCATCGTCCACAAGCCCGCTCGCGGCTTCTCCCAGCTGGTCCGCAAGGAAAGACGAACCTCCCAAGGCAGCGTGGCGATCGGCAACGACAGCGGACGCCACGCTCCGATGATTCGAAACAAGCTCACGCGCTGCCTCCTCCCCTTTGATCCCATCAGGGCGTTTCGCAAACTGTCGGAAGTCCAGCCCGGCAAAGCTCCTATGCTCATTCTCCCGGTGATGGCCACGCTCTGGTACCTCAGAGCGGTATCGCTTATCAGCTACCTGCGGGAGCTAGCTAGGCAGAGAGCTTCAACGCGATGA
- a CDS encoding polysaccharide pyruvyl transferase family protein translates to MKKKAYRTIELTGAAFRNKGAELMLRTAVFELRERLPNCQLAINHLHGTAEQKSALGLRNVVWLHANQPYVVRNMLNGLATFYGCQKKRSTSVKAPDVSGSGLLTKTVGSLQWARKARDADSLLPSDIDIALDLAGYAYGEAFGAERILRSAVYYEQIKKRGGAVVLLPQQIGPFQSDDCQQAFARLANTADLLFARDRLSFEAALPFVEPSKLRLSPDFTTRRHATSTREDLVGRACVIPNYKMVTHTESQTGDTYREFLSRSLSHLKSRNTKPYLLIHDSSGQDIVLARELQAKYPDTEIVLEEDPFKIKAIISTALVTIGSRFHGLVNALSQAVPSLGTSWSHKYRMLFEDYDCSECLVDVDISPTELRARIDYLLTSDSRENLIQRLRIAETARKGSVDRMWQEIIDFIRTPTAEKATA, encoded by the coding sequence ATGAAGAAAAAGGCATACCGAACCATCGAGCTCACTGGAGCCGCGTTTCGAAACAAAGGGGCCGAGCTGATGCTCCGAACCGCCGTGTTCGAACTGAGGGAGCGCCTGCCGAACTGCCAGCTCGCCATCAACCACCTGCACGGTACCGCTGAGCAGAAGAGCGCCCTAGGTCTGAGGAATGTGGTGTGGCTGCACGCGAACCAGCCCTATGTCGTTCGCAACATGCTCAACGGACTCGCCACCTTCTACGGCTGCCAAAAGAAGCGCTCCACCAGCGTCAAGGCGCCGGACGTATCCGGATCCGGTCTCCTCACCAAGACGGTGGGTTCGCTGCAGTGGGCTCGAAAGGCGCGCGACGCCGACTCCCTGCTCCCATCGGATATCGACATCGCGCTCGATCTGGCCGGATACGCGTACGGCGAAGCCTTCGGGGCGGAGAGGATCCTGCGCTCCGCCGTCTACTACGAACAGATCAAAAAGCGAGGGGGGGCGGTCGTTCTCCTGCCGCAACAGATCGGTCCCTTCCAAAGCGATGATTGTCAACAAGCCTTCGCGAGACTGGCCAACACCGCCGACCTCCTTTTCGCCCGAGATCGCCTCTCCTTCGAAGCGGCCCTTCCCTTCGTCGAGCCCAGCAAGCTGCGCTTGTCGCCGGACTTCACCACCCGTAGGCATGCCACCAGCACGCGCGAGGACTTGGTGGGCAGAGCGTGCGTGATACCCAACTACAAAATGGTCACCCACACCGAATCCCAAACCGGGGACACGTACCGGGAGTTTCTCTCGCGCAGCCTAAGCCACCTCAAGAGTCGAAATACGAAACCGTATTTGCTCATCCATGACAGCTCCGGTCAGGACATCGTACTGGCCAGGGAACTGCAGGCCAAGTATCCGGACACGGAAATCGTGCTCGAAGAGGATCCCTTCAAGATAAAAGCGATCATCTCCACGGCGCTCGTGACGATCGGCTCCCGTTTCCACGGCCTGGTCAACGCCCTTTCTCAAGCCGTGCCTTCGCTGGGCACCAGCTGGAGCCATAAGTACCGCATGCTCTTCGAGGACTACGATTGCTCCGAATGCCTCGTCGACGTCGACATCTCTCCCACGGAACTGAGAGCCCGCATCGACTACCTGCTCACATCGGATTCCCGCGAGAACCTGATTCAACGCCTCCGCATCGCGGAGACCGCTCGAAAGGGCAGCGTGGACAGGATGTGGCAGGAGATCATCGATTTCATACGAACGCCGACTGCCGAAAAGGCCACCGCCTAA
- a CDS encoding phosphoribosyltransferase family protein, which yields MNYRSVSNLCDQLVQWTHELPRDLDLIVGVPRSGLLVANLLALYTNVPMSDVKGYLDGRILSTGPRFKGRKIDLKREGLKVLVVDDSLRSGGQLSKVKQSLSELSRKHTILYGAVYVRPGTQTMVDYACELLDTPRVFEWNILHHDLLEESCVDIDGVLCRDPSEMENDDGDRYRDFISSVPPFNLPSQPIGRLVTCRLEKYRDLTEAWLEKHGVVYKELVMMDLPDAQARRKARSHGSYKAEVYKRTRSRLFIESSITQAIEISNASDMPVFCMDTRQMIYPGVEPGISKAKLSSRVHWFLLNARRHLSQMIRKPGLAK from the coding sequence ATGAACTACCGAAGCGTTAGCAATCTTTGCGATCAACTGGTCCAATGGACGCATGAGCTTCCACGGGATCTCGACCTTATCGTAGGAGTTCCCCGCAGCGGGCTGCTGGTCGCCAATCTCCTCGCCCTCTATACAAACGTGCCCATGTCCGACGTGAAGGGCTACCTGGATGGCAGGATTCTCAGCACCGGCCCGAGATTCAAGGGTCGCAAGATCGATCTGAAGCGCGAGGGGCTCAAGGTCCTGGTCGTTGATGACAGTCTCAGGTCCGGGGGCCAGCTTTCGAAGGTGAAGCAAAGCCTGAGCGAACTAAGTCGGAAGCACACTATCCTGTACGGTGCCGTCTACGTCCGCCCGGGGACTCAAACCATGGTGGACTACGCTTGCGAGCTGCTCGATACGCCACGCGTATTCGAATGGAACATACTGCACCACGACCTGCTGGAGGAATCATGCGTGGACATCGATGGGGTGCTTTGCCGCGACCCGAGCGAAATGGAGAACGACGACGGCGACCGGTACCGGGACTTTATCTCGTCAGTGCCTCCTTTCAACCTGCCAAGCCAGCCGATCGGTCGACTCGTCACCTGCCGCTTGGAGAAGTACCGGGACCTCACGGAAGCGTGGCTCGAAAAGCACGGCGTGGTCTACAAGGAGCTCGTCATGATGGATCTGCCCGACGCCCAGGCCCGGCGCAAGGCTCGCTCCCACGGGTCGTACAAGGCCGAGGTCTACAAACGAACCCGATCGCGCCTTTTCATCGAGAGCTCCATCACCCAAGCCATCGAAATCTCAAATGCCTCCGACATGCCTGTCTTCTGCATGGATACGCGCCAGATGATCTATCCCGGCGTGGAGCCCGGCATCAGCAAAGCCAAGCTCTCCAGCAGGGTTCACTGGTTCCTCTTAAACGCTCGCCGACACCTGAGTCAGATGATTCGCAAACCGGGCCTAGCGAAGTAG
- a CDS encoding glycosyltransferase family 4 protein produces MNVWHLSANPAVESTNGISNRIWKTAAMQNRYGIRPTIALFESARPEAVSFAQQNGIRLLVLDKTTSLPVLIRELKSENAPDLLHVYSVFHYRNALLFSAIRLYRKTKYIAHPAGGLSPHILKRNRALKSIYAVAHERRLIQNADTVICLTGDEVGEVQAFAPKQRSCAVLHNPSLDETGLTFSWEGKVRQRTAVYLGRFDVEHKGLDLICQVAKRCPSFSFHLYGARPSSASFRDFETSLPSNVALRDPVYGSEKAEVLNNASVYIHLPRWEGFGNSIIDAAGRGVPVLLSQEAALSKELQKRQAAFVAPGERAELFADFLNQNPRTLERETALLSVNGYNFALMSCDPKRYVERLAVIYRRSTGELPPKLAVSPQLAKTST; encoded by the coding sequence ATGAACGTTTGGCATCTCAGCGCCAACCCAGCGGTCGAATCGACCAATGGCATCAGCAACCGCATCTGGAAGACGGCGGCCATGCAGAACCGTTACGGCATCCGCCCTACCATCGCTCTTTTCGAGTCCGCACGACCTGAGGCGGTGAGTTTCGCTCAGCAGAACGGAATACGCCTTCTGGTCCTCGACAAAACCACCTCTCTGCCAGTCCTGATCCGGGAACTGAAATCGGAGAACGCTCCGGACCTGCTACACGTCTACTCCGTTTTTCACTACCGAAACGCCCTACTCTTCTCCGCTATCAGACTGTATCGCAAAACCAAGTACATCGCCCATCCGGCCGGAGGACTTTCGCCGCATATTCTTAAGCGTAACCGAGCTCTGAAGTCGATTTACGCGGTGGCGCACGAGCGGCGCTTGATCCAAAACGCGGATACGGTCATTTGCCTGACCGGGGACGAGGTCGGAGAGGTCCAAGCATTCGCCCCGAAGCAGAGATCGTGCGCCGTCCTTCACAACCCAAGCCTTGACGAAACGGGACTCACCTTTTCATGGGAAGGAAAAGTCCGGCAAAGGACCGCCGTCTACCTCGGCCGGTTCGATGTGGAGCACAAGGGGCTAGACCTGATTTGCCAGGTTGCTAAGCGCTGTCCGTCCTTCTCCTTCCACCTCTACGGTGCCAGACCCTCAAGCGCCTCCTTCCGCGACTTCGAAACGTCGCTGCCTTCGAACGTCGCCTTGCGCGATCCCGTGTACGGCTCGGAAAAGGCGGAGGTTCTCAACAACGCCAGCGTGTACATTCACCTTCCTCGCTGGGAAGGATTTGGAAACAGCATCATCGATGCGGCCGGCCGAGGCGTCCCCGTGCTGCTCTCCCAAGAGGCCGCCCTTTCCAAGGAGCTCCAGAAACGCCAAGCCGCCTTCGTAGCCCCTGGAGAACGCGCCGAACTCTTCGCCGATTTTTTGAATCAGAACCCGCGAACGCTCGAGAGAGAGACCGCGCTGCTCAGCGTCAATGGATACAACTTCGCACTCATGAGCTGCGATCCTAAACGATACGTAGAGCGCCTCGCCGTCATCTATCGGCGCTCGACTGGCGAGCTGCCGCCAAAACTAGCCGTCTCGCCGCAACTGGCCAAAACCTCCACCTGA
- a CDS encoding flippase has product MRSYATKLPIPGFLRGALNSPGAKKVLNNFAWLVGERGITLLLALFVNIWLARYLGPELFGELSYVIAFVGLFGAFTYLGINGIAVRDLIEEKEKADEILGTVFALKVGGSLLGIAAILAFTWGRSAQANQLLISLLSISMLFDSLGVIGFFFQSKLDAKTTTRATAYSQIVSALLKILLIVLKGPLIAFVLVTLFEYIARSLALVYLYQSSGSSISRWSFRWKRAKSLLQQSWPLILSGIGSIIYLRIDQVMIAEMLDTTEVGIYAVAVKFSEVWYFIPTALAASLFPTIIRYKKQDSAIYQQKMQRLYRIMVLLALGIALAVTLTSGLLINTLFDPAYARAADILRIHIWACPSIFMAAVLSKWLISERLLIFSLVRHGLGAIANVGLNLVLIPRYGATGAAIATVVSYTISSYLACFSYKRTSRTGLMMTKALLTPFKDFKKLPAMVSPASNS; this is encoded by the coding sequence ATGCGCAGCTACGCGACCAAGCTACCTATCCCCGGCTTCCTCAGAGGAGCCCTCAACTCGCCCGGAGCCAAGAAGGTGCTCAACAACTTCGCTTGGCTGGTAGGCGAGCGCGGCATCACTCTGCTGCTCGCCTTGTTCGTCAACATCTGGCTGGCCCGCTACCTCGGTCCGGAGCTTTTCGGCGAGCTCAGCTACGTGATCGCTTTCGTGGGCTTGTTCGGAGCCTTCACCTATCTGGGCATCAACGGCATCGCGGTGCGGGACCTCATCGAAGAGAAGGAGAAAGCCGACGAAATACTGGGCACCGTTTTCGCCCTGAAAGTCGGTGGGTCCCTGCTAGGCATAGCGGCCATACTGGCTTTCACCTGGGGACGAAGCGCACAGGCCAACCAGCTGCTGATTTCCTTGCTCTCGATCAGCATGCTTTTCGACTCGCTGGGCGTGATCGGTTTCTTTTTCCAATCCAAGCTCGACGCGAAAACGACCACTCGAGCGACCGCCTACTCGCAGATCGTGAGCGCCCTTCTCAAGATCCTGCTGATCGTTCTGAAGGGACCGCTCATCGCTTTCGTTCTTGTAACGCTTTTCGAATACATCGCGCGCTCCCTCGCTCTGGTCTATTTGTACCAATCCAGCGGATCGAGCATTTCGCGCTGGAGCTTCCGCTGGAAACGCGCGAAGTCGCTGCTGCAGCAATCCTGGCCCTTGATTCTCTCTGGCATCGGATCGATCATCTATTTGAGAATCGACCAAGTGATGATCGCCGAAATGCTCGACACCACCGAGGTCGGCATCTACGCGGTCGCGGTCAAGTTTTCCGAAGTCTGGTACTTCATCCCCACCGCCCTGGCTGCGTCGCTGTTCCCCACCATCATCCGGTACAAGAAGCAGGACAGCGCCATCTATCAGCAGAAGATGCAGCGTCTCTACCGGATCATGGTCCTGCTGGCCCTTGGCATCGCCCTAGCGGTGACCCTCACCTCGGGACTTCTGATCAACACGCTTTTCGATCCCGCCTACGCTCGCGCCGCGGACATCCTGCGCATCCACATCTGGGCCTGTCCCTCCATCTTCATGGCCGCTGTGCTTTCGAAATGGCTCATCTCCGAACGCCTGCTCATCTTCTCCCTGGTGCGTCACGGATTGGGGGCCATCGCGAATGTCGGTCTAAACCTCGTCCTTATTCCGCGCTATGGAGCCACGGGAGCCGCTATCGCCACCGTCGTTTCCTACACCATCTCGTCCTACCTCGCCTGCTTCTCCTACAAGAGGACCAGCCGTACCGGCCTTATGATGACTAAAGCTCTGCTAACCCCCTTCAAAGACTTCAAGAAGCTGCCCGCAATGGTTAGCCCTGCATCCAATTCCTGA
- a CDS encoding glycosyltransferase family 4 protein — MRILLSAFACGPGRGSEPGVGWAVATRLAKRHHVHVLTHRYNQKGIEQHLDEHGDIENLEFSYYGSPRPYYDHGIKSFTIQFYYYYWQRKIAQWAQDAILAFKPDVIQHVTLVRYWTPSSLASMGIPFIFGPVGGADATPKGFIKTLTLRGRITERVRSLAQGLSERDPAMKRTIRSAAAVVATTRSTAERARSLGAKRVSIIGESALDEGLMPASSSIKKTPDRPARFIVSARLIHWKGINLSIQAFAKCRDLDATLEIFGDGPERQNLWTLVKRLRLTDRVIFRGHVARNDYLKRLSGSIALLHPSLHDSGGWVCIEAMATGVPVVCLDAGGPATQVDQSCGYIIDPIASRYVINKMAMAMRELTTNPALHAQKSQAAKKAVRDRHTWDSKIDSFEALYERAIHPRKQEPNASTNQLEKSPTPLSL; from the coding sequence ATGAGAATTCTTCTATCAGCTTTCGCTTGCGGCCCCGGACGGGGCTCGGAACCTGGAGTGGGCTGGGCAGTGGCGACCCGTCTCGCCAAGCGACATCACGTGCACGTGCTGACCCACCGATACAACCAGAAAGGGATCGAGCAGCATCTCGACGAGCATGGCGACATCGAGAATCTCGAGTTCTCCTACTATGGCTCGCCTCGGCCCTACTACGACCACGGGATCAAATCATTCACCATCCAATTCTACTACTACTATTGGCAGCGAAAGATCGCCCAATGGGCCCAGGATGCCATCCTGGCGTTCAAGCCGGATGTCATTCAGCATGTCACGCTGGTTCGCTACTGGACTCCGAGCTCTTTGGCGAGCATGGGCATCCCCTTCATCTTCGGACCGGTCGGCGGGGCGGACGCCACCCCAAAAGGGTTCATCAAGACCCTAACCCTGCGCGGCCGGATCACCGAACGCGTGAGGAGCCTAGCCCAAGGCCTGAGCGAGCGCGATCCTGCCATGAAACGGACCATACGCTCGGCCGCAGCCGTAGTGGCAACCACGCGATCCACCGCCGAGAGAGCCCGCTCCTTAGGAGCGAAACGCGTATCCATAATCGGCGAATCCGCCCTGGACGAGGGACTCATGCCCGCTAGCAGTTCAATCAAGAAAACGCCCGATCGCCCCGCACGCTTCATAGTATCCGCTCGCCTGATACATTGGAAAGGCATAAATCTCTCCATACAGGCCTTCGCGAAGTGCCGCGATCTCGACGCCACTCTCGAGATTTTCGGCGACGGCCCCGAGCGACAGAATCTGTGGACCCTAGTGAAACGGCTCAGACTCACCGATCGCGTAATCTTCCGCGGCCATGTCGCCCGCAACGACTACCTAAAGCGCCTCTCGGGCAGTATCGCCCTGCTTCATCCCAGTCTTCACGACTCGGGCGGCTGGGTTTGTATCGAAGCTATGGCGACGGGCGTACCCGTCGTTTGCCTCGACGCCGGAGGTCCAGCGACACAGGTCGACCAGTCCTGCGGCTACATCATCGATCCGATCGCTTCGCGCTACGTCATCAACAAGATGGCCATGGCCATGCGAGAGCTGACGACCAATCCCGCCCTTCACGCCCAAAAGAGCCAGGCAGCTAAAAAGGCGGTCCGGGATCGCCACACATGGGACAGCAAGATCGATTCCTTTGAAGCCTTGTACGAACGGGCCATCCACCCACGCAAGCAAGAGCCCAACGCATCAACGAACCAGCTCGAAAAAAGCCCGACGCCACTCTCCTTGTAG
- a CDS encoding NAD(P)-dependent oxidoreductase translates to MTKPKLLITGGSGFIGTNAVAFFDKLGWKVTNLDKSLPLNSKQLENWEPCDILEIRELKELFQRLQPDYVIHLAARAECDESTTVEKGYRANTEGTENVLSAVQSCESIKRLIVTSSQFVCGPGYTPEGPEDYSPGTVYGQSKVITEKLTRAAKLDCAWTLIRPTNIWGPWHQRYLSEFWRIAARGLYIHPGGQAVTRCYGYVGNLVHWLRVILESEASVVDRETFYLSDPADDIYKWANAFCRALNGRRAIRVPRPVLATLGHAGDLISMIQGKPFYINSSRYRSMTSDYLVPGEIERTIEALGPAPFSLEEGVETSVKWIRSTDRRTASSARHGESDQAISAASPQPART, encoded by the coding sequence ATGACCAAACCTAAACTACTGATAACCGGCGGATCCGGATTCATCGGCACCAACGCCGTGGCCTTTTTCGACAAGCTCGGATGGAAGGTGACGAATCTCGACAAGAGCCTTCCACTCAACTCCAAGCAGCTGGAGAACTGGGAGCCTTGCGATATTCTCGAGATCCGGGAGTTGAAGGAGCTCTTCCAGCGCCTTCAGCCCGACTACGTCATCCACCTGGCCGCTCGCGCTGAATGCGATGAGTCGACGACCGTCGAAAAAGGGTACCGGGCGAACACCGAGGGCACGGAGAACGTGCTGTCCGCCGTCCAGAGCTGCGAGTCGATCAAGCGCCTGATTGTGACCTCCAGCCAATTCGTATGCGGACCTGGATACACGCCCGAGGGTCCGGAAGACTACAGTCCCGGGACCGTCTACGGCCAGAGCAAGGTCATCACAGAAAAGCTGACCCGAGCAGCCAAGCTGGACTGCGCCTGGACCTTGATTCGACCCACCAATATCTGGGGTCCCTGGCACCAAAGGTACCTGAGCGAATTCTGGCGGATCGCAGCCAGAGGACTGTACATCCATCCCGGCGGTCAGGCTGTCACTCGATGCTATGGATACGTGGGAAATCTCGTTCACTGGCTTCGCGTGATTCTGGAAAGCGAAGCGTCCGTGGTGGATAGGGAAACCTTCTACCTCAGCGACCCGGCGGACGATATCTACAAATGGGCGAACGCGTTTTGCCGAGCCCTCAATGGCCGCAGAGCGATTCGGGTGCCGAGGCCTGTCCTCGCAACTCTTGGCCACGCAGGAGACCTGATCTCGATGATCCAGGGCAAGCCTTTCTACATCAATAGCTCGCGCTATCGCAGCATGACCAGCGACTACCTCGTCCCTGGCGAAATCGAACGAACCATAGAGGCGCTGGGGCCTGCTCCGTTCTCGCTCGAAGAAGGCGTGGAGACCTCGGTGAAGTGGATACGATCGACAGATAGACGCACCGCCTCCAGCGCCAGGCACGGAGAGAGCGACCAAGCGATCAGCGCTGCATCGCCACAGCCTGCTCGCACCTAG
- a CDS encoding nitroreductase family protein — MENVKSIFALAGIRRGSATYAFFKRLNSEVIKPLRNAPLRLAARSRVLSALYYALGSSAFSREQQTTLAGKLVYQQSLASASASVYGLRRNVHRLEKGLIMRPRRKVFAVDYIDETVEAYLSLKSGPHAETYKDELQWSRDVLGEYFYAVGNRDEVRGARNRFMRSGEPASQDPRTPYQRDLSSGPSVDYDALRALSVRRRSVRWYRPKTVPRSLTDQALEVAAQAPSACNRQPYHYRIFDNPAEASRIAAIPNGTKGYSQNVPALAVLIGDQSAYFSERDRHVIYIDASLSAMSFVLALESQGLSSCCINWPDIEPLERTMAKELGLKAHQRVIMLIAFGYPDPTGHVPRSQKQSLENLRTYQT, encoded by the coding sequence ATGGAAAATGTGAAATCGATCTTCGCTCTCGCGGGCATCCGTCGCGGTTCCGCCACCTACGCGTTCTTCAAGCGCTTGAACTCGGAGGTGATCAAGCCGCTGCGCAACGCTCCCCTGCGACTGGCCGCTCGCTCCCGGGTCCTCAGCGCCCTCTACTACGCCCTCGGCTCGTCCGCCTTCTCCCGCGAGCAGCAAACCACCTTGGCAGGGAAACTGGTCTACCAGCAAAGCCTCGCTTCCGCGTCCGCGTCGGTGTACGGCCTTCGCCGCAACGTGCATCGGCTCGAAAAAGGCCTCATCATGCGCCCCCGGAGAAAGGTCTTCGCCGTGGACTACATCGACGAGACGGTTGAGGCCTACCTTTCCCTCAAGAGCGGGCCCCACGCGGAGACGTACAAGGACGAACTCCAGTGGTCCCGCGACGTGCTGGGCGAATACTTCTACGCAGTGGGAAATCGGGACGAAGTTCGAGGCGCCCGCAATCGCTTCATGCGAAGCGGCGAACCGGCATCCCAGGATCCGAGAACGCCCTATCAACGCGATCTGAGTTCCGGGCCGAGCGTAGACTACGATGCCCTGAGGGCTCTCAGCGTTCGACGCCGCTCCGTCAGGTGGTACCGCCCCAAGACCGTGCCGCGATCGCTCACCGACCAAGCCCTGGAAGTCGCCGCCCAGGCCCCCAGCGCCTGCAATCGTCAGCCCTACCACTACCGCATTTTCGACAATCCCGCTGAGGCCAGCCGCATCGCCGCGATTCCGAACGGCACCAAGGGCTATTCGCAAAACGTGCCCGCGCTCGCGGTGCTGATCGGAGATCAAAGCGCCTACTTCTCCGAGCGCGACCGTCACGTCATCTATATCGACGCCTCCCTTTCCGCGATGTCGTTCGTGCTCGCCTTGGAGTCGCAGGGTCTGAGCTCGTGCTGCATCAACTGGCCGGACATCGAGCCGCTGGAGCGAACCATGGCGAAAGAGCTTGGCCTCAAGGCGCACCAGAGGGTGATCATGCTGATCGCCTTCGGCTACCCCGATCCCACGGGTCACGTCCCGCGATCGCAGAAGCAGTCGTTGGAGAACCTTAGAACGTATCAAACATAG